From the Streptomyces sp. KMM 9044 genome, one window contains:
- a CDS encoding response regulator transcription factor, whose protein sequence is MTRVLLAEDDASISEPLARALRREGYEVEVREDGPSALDAGLQGSIDLVVLDLGLPGMDGLEVARRLRSDGHAVPILILTARADEVDTVVGLDAGADDYVTKPFRLAELLARVRALLRRGAAEPQQPPATHGVRIDVESHRAWMGEEELQLTAKEFDLLRVLVRDAGRVVTRDQLMREVWDTTWWSSTKTLDMHISWLRKKLGDDAANPRYIATVRGVGFRFEKS, encoded by the coding sequence ATGACCCGTGTACTGCTCGCCGAGGACGACGCGTCCATCTCGGAGCCCCTGGCCCGCGCCCTGCGCCGGGAGGGGTACGAGGTGGAGGTGCGTGAGGACGGACCCAGCGCGCTCGACGCAGGCCTGCAGGGCAGCATCGACCTGGTGGTGCTGGACCTCGGACTGCCGGGCATGGACGGCCTGGAGGTCGCCCGTCGGCTGCGTTCCGACGGTCACGCGGTCCCGATCCTGATCCTTACCGCGCGCGCCGACGAGGTCGACACCGTCGTCGGTCTGGACGCCGGTGCCGACGACTACGTCACCAAGCCGTTCAGGCTCGCCGAACTGCTCGCCCGGGTGCGGGCCCTGCTGCGGCGCGGCGCCGCCGAACCGCAGCAGCCGCCGGCGACGCACGGGGTGCGCATCGACGTCGAGTCGCACCGGGCATGGATGGGCGAGGAGGAACTCCAGCTCACCGCAAAGGAGTTCGACCTGCTGCGGGTCCTGGTCCGGGACGCGGGCCGGGTCGTCACCCGCGACCAGCTGATGCGCGAGGTCTGGGACACCACCTGGTGGTCGTCCACCAAGACCCTCGACATGCACATCTCCTGGCTGCGCAAGAAACTCGGCGACGATGCGGCCAACCCCCGCTACATCGCGACCGTGCGGGGCGTGGGATTCCGCTTCGAGAAGAGCTGA
- a CDS encoding ATP-binding protein, whose translation MRRRLIQSTLAVVLVVIAVFGVSLVIVETRTITESARERVESEAVRLASIVDSRLLLEEKVTAGVLRDQVTEDRYVVVRLPGREPVEIGEKPQGEVIGASASGEEGETVTVQEPSSSVTREVGRTLLIIGLVALLAVIAAVLLAVRQANRLASPLTDLAETAERLGSGDPRPRHRRYGVPELDRVADVLDSSAERIARMLTAERRLAADASHQLRTPLTALSMRLEEITLTDDPETVKDEATIALAQVERLTDVVERLLTNSRDPRTGSAVTFDLDEVIQQQLAEWRPAYRSAGRAIVTSGKRHLRAVGTPGAVAQVLAALIENSLMHGGGTVALRTRVTGNQVVIEVTDEGPGVPTDLGARIFERAISGHNSTGIGLAVARDLAEADGGRLEMLQAKPAVFGLFLSRTPPQKSRDDNRHTVR comes from the coding sequence ATGCGCCGCCGACTGATCCAGTCCACACTCGCCGTGGTGCTCGTCGTGATCGCCGTGTTCGGCGTGTCCCTGGTGATCGTGGAGACCCGTACGATCACCGAAAGCGCCAGGGAGCGGGTCGAGTCCGAGGCGGTACGGCTCGCCAGCATCGTCGACAGCAGGCTGCTCCTCGAGGAGAAGGTCACCGCCGGGGTCCTCAGGGACCAGGTCACCGAGGACCGCTACGTCGTCGTCCGCCTGCCCGGCAGGGAGCCCGTCGAGATCGGGGAGAAGCCGCAGGGCGAGGTCATCGGTGCCTCGGCGTCCGGCGAGGAGGGCGAGACGGTCACCGTCCAGGAGCCGAGCTCCTCGGTGACCCGGGAGGTCGGCCGCACGCTGCTGATCATCGGACTGGTGGCGTTGCTGGCGGTGATCGCGGCGGTACTGCTGGCGGTCCGCCAGGCCAACCGGCTCGCCTCCCCGCTGACCGACCTCGCGGAGACCGCCGAGCGCCTCGGCTCGGGCGACCCGCGCCCCCGCCACCGGCGGTACGGCGTCCCCGAGCTGGACCGGGTCGCGGACGTACTGGACTCCTCCGCCGAGCGCATCGCCCGCATGCTGACCGCCGAGCGGCGCCTGGCCGCCGACGCCTCCCACCAGCTGCGCACCCCGCTCACCGCGCTGTCCATGCGGCTGGAGGAGATCACTCTCACCGACGACCCCGAGACGGTGAAGGACGAGGCGACGATCGCGCTGGCGCAGGTGGAGCGGCTGACGGACGTGGTGGAGCGGCTGCTGACCAACTCCCGCGACCCGCGGACCGGTTCGGCCGTCACTTTCGACCTGGACGAGGTGATCCAGCAGCAGCTCGCGGAGTGGCGCCCCGCCTACCGCAGCGCCGGCCGCGCGATCGTCACCTCCGGCAAGCGGCACCTACGGGCCGTCGGCACGCCGGGCGCTGTCGCCCAGGTGCTGGCCGCGCTGATCGAGAACTCCCTCATGCACGGGGGCGGCACGGTCGCCCTGCGCACCCGGGTCACCGGGAACCAGGTCGTCATCGAGGTCACGGACGAGGGACCGGGAGTCCCCACCGACCTGGGCGCCCGCATCTTCGAGCGCGCGATCAGCGGCCACAACTCCACCGGCATCGGCCTCGCGGTCGCCCGCGACCTCGCCGAGGCGGACGGCGGTCGCCTGGAGATGCTCCAGGCGAAGCCCGCGGTCTTCGGCCTGTTCCTGTCCCGCACCCCGCCGCAGAAATCCCGGGACGACAACCGCCACACGGTGCGCTGA
- a CDS encoding GtrA family protein: protein MGRGSSGPSTGAPAPRGSIRQRLDRLVREAVKFGAVGGAGLLVNLLVFNLVRQVTDLPVVRASVVATVVAIVFNYLGFRYFTYRDRDKSGRTKEMSLFLLFSAVGLVIENGLLYAATYGFGWDSPLQSNIFKFLGIGVATLFRFWSYRSWVFRALPGAAAPASGPVAESGHEASGPPSRQRVP, encoded by the coding sequence ATGGGACGCGGTTCCTCGGGGCCTTCGACGGGCGCCCCGGCCCCGCGCGGCTCCATACGGCAGCGCCTCGACCGGCTCGTCCGCGAAGCCGTGAAGTTCGGCGCGGTCGGCGGGGCGGGGCTGCTGGTCAATCTCCTCGTGTTCAACCTGGTCCGGCAGGTGACCGATCTCCCGGTGGTGCGGGCGAGCGTCGTCGCGACCGTCGTCGCGATCGTCTTCAACTACCTGGGCTTCCGCTACTTCACCTACCGGGACCGCGACAAGTCCGGGCGCACCAAGGAGATGTCGCTGTTCCTGCTGTTCAGCGCGGTCGGCCTGGTGATCGAGAACGGCCTTCTGTACGCGGCGACCTACGGATTCGGCTGGGACAGCCCGCTGCAGAGCAACATCTTCAAGTTCCTCGGCATCGGAGTCGCCACCCTGTTCCGGTTCTGGTCCTACCGCAGCTGGGTGTTCCGCGCGCTGCCCGGGGCCGCGGCACCGGCGTCGGGTCCCGTCGCGGAGAGCGGGCACGAGGCCTCGGGGCCGCCCTCCCGGCAGCGCGTGCCGTAG